In the Wyeomyia smithii strain HCP4-BCI-WySm-NY-G18 chromosome 2, ASM2978416v1, whole genome shotgun sequence genome, one interval contains:
- the LOC129725765 gene encoding uncharacterized protein LOC129725765 has product MRTPPKKQKPGPDTVLTAQEESRIKEWILYISRTGFPLSATDILHAVIDYANKIRKTRNIPKSFPRRTWTQRFLNRHPEFKKKRTTRLSKAGAFLTEEQIRHWFLEIENTLLEEGIDLSIFENPRKIFNFDESGFKLVPKEFLAICGQDAENTYFVHNNCDKDSYTVLFGSNAAGELTPPMVLYPGKRMTRDIVNSTPEGWSVGISDEGWQTSKTFYEYITNDFHKWLVEEEMQFPIVVFVDGHKSPKLDANSAATRQKVLWAFQTNLEQSSVTAPFGES; this is encoded by the exons ATGCGAACTCCTCCAAAGAAGCAGAAACCTGGTCCGGATACAGTTTTAACGGCGCAAGAAGAATCGCGGATAAAAGAATGGATTCTGTACATATCGAGGACAGGTTTTCCGTTAAGTGCTACAGACATTCTTCATGCAGTAATCGATTATGCTAATAAAATCCGAAAGACACGAAACATTCCTAAATCTTTTCCAA GAAGAACTTGGACGCAACGTTTCTTGAATAGACATCCGGAGTTCAAGAAGAAGCGCACTACCAGACTCTCTAAAGCAGGTGCTTTTCTTACGGAGGAACAAATTCGTCACTGGTTTCTGGAAATTGAAAATACTCTTCTCGAAGAGGGCATCGACTTGTCCATTTTTGAAAACCCAAGaaagatttttaattttgacgAATCTGGGTTTAAGCTTGTTCCAAAAGAATTTTTAGCAATTTGCGGACAGGATGCCGAGAACACTTATTTTGTTCATAACAACTGTGATAAGGACAGCTATACCGTACTTTTTGGAAGTAATGCTGCCGGAGAGCTCACACCACCGATGGTTTTGTATCCCGGGAAAAGAATGACGCGCGATATTGTGAACAGTACTCCGGAAGGCTGGTCTGTTGGTATTTCTGATGAAGGCTGGCAGACTTCGAAGACATTCTACGAGTACATAACAAATGATTTCCATAAATGGCTGGTAGAAGAAGAAATGCAATTCCCTATCGTCGTGTTTGTAGACGGACACAAAAGTCCCAAACTCGACGCGAATTCTGCAGCCACTAGACAGAAAGTTCTTTGGGCCTTTCAAACAAATTTGGAACAAAGCTCTGTGACAGCACCTTTCGGCGAATCCTAG